GCATTTTCGAATGGCTACCAGTTAGTAGTGAAGGTATAATCTCACTTATTATGATAAACATTTTTGGATTTAAATTACAGGAAGCAGTATTTTATGCAATTTGGCTTCATACAGGAACACTATTTGCAGCAATAATATATTTCAGGAATGAAGTTAAAGAGATTATCTCTAATATAATTAAATGCTTAACTCTTAAGAGATCAAAAATCAATAATTTAACGAGCTTCCTTATTATTTCAACAATTCTTACTGGACTAGTTGGCGTACCAATTCTAATCTTTGGCATCGCTAAAATTAATTTACCTGGAAATCTAGCAACGGTTCTTATCGGTTTGTTATTGATAATCACAGGCATCGCTAATCTATTTTTAAAAAAAATAAAATCATCTAAACAAATTAGAACAAATGATTCAATTCCCGTAGGTTTACTACAGGGATTTGCAGCATTACCTGGTATAAGCAGATCGGGTATTACAGTCGCTACTCTTCTTTTCCTAGGTTATAGTGCA
Above is a window of Candidatus Bathyarchaeota archaeon DNA encoding:
- a CDS encoding undecaprenyl-diphosphate phosphatase, translating into METYQAIILGILQGIFEWLPVSSEGIISLIMINIFGFKLQEAVFYAIWLHTGTLFAAIIYFRNEVKEIISNIIKCLTLKRSKINNLTSFLIISTILTGLVGVPILIFGIAKINLPGNLATVLIGLLLIITGIANLFLKKIKSSKQIRTNDSIPVGLLQGFAALPGISRSGITVATLLFLGYSAKKAIDLSFLMSIPVVLIAEIGLAFFDKIVFDFNSILATIFSFIVGFITIKFLIKAANKLNFGYFCIFIGILSCLALFL